One Euphorbia lathyris chromosome 1, ddEupLath1.1, whole genome shotgun sequence DNA segment encodes these proteins:
- the LOC136222270 gene encoding G-type lectin S-receptor-like serine/threonine-protein kinase LECRK3 — protein MASSHGYFLLLTLLLLSSSLFAQNTGQVNVGSSITAGDDEPWISPSEDFAFGFQQLENKDLYLLAIWYNKIPDRTIVWYANGDDPAPTRSKVELTSDRGLVLTGPQGAEIWSSGGSVGEAAYGLMNDTGNFMVKNTAGESLWQSFEDPRDTLLPGQTLERGGRILNSRLRETNFSLGRFQFRLIPDGNGVLNFNNLPTGFAYGAYFWTDTVDTNASNAGLRIVFNESGYLYVLRASNRRELITQGRVISAAEYYHRVILHFDGVLAQYSYPKNSSGNWEVVFREPDNICNSLSGIGTGPCGFNSICKLSEDQRATCGCPPRFSLIDQNDEYGGCKPDFYTQFCYDEDTEGPISDFEFIELKNTDWPTSDYERYNPYNIQDCPNACLHDCFCNVIVYRDGSCWKKKLPLSNGRQDEGMNGVSFIKVRKGNFTERKLTPLPFPLENEKGNRVLVLVVSLLLGGSAVINFIFFGLVGFGSLVFYRKKFVPFAQSCKSNLFHFSYIELVEATNGFKDEVGRGSFGIVYKGLREIAIAVKKLDRVVADSEKEFRTEVEVIGQTYHKNLVKLVGFCDEGQHRLLVYEFLRSGALSNFLFGDTKLRWEQRTQIALGIAKGLVYLHEECTTQIIHCDIKPQNILLDNNLDAKIADFGLAKLLMLDQSRTYTAIRGTKGYVAPEWFRNLPITPKVDVYSFGVLLLEIICCRRNVDSELSEDEIILIDWAYDRYVGSKVDVLVADDEEAINDLNKVERFLMVAIWCTQEDPNLRPTMKMALLMLEGIVPVVAPPCPSPFT, from the exons ATGGCTTCCTCTCATGGTTATTTTCTTCTCCTTACCTTACTATTGCTTTCTTCTTCATTGTTTGCTCAAAATACAGGCCAAGTAAATGTGGGCAGCTCAATCACAGCAGGAGATGATGAACCATGGATTTCCCCTTCTGAGGATTTCGCTTTCGGATTTCAGCAGCTTGAAAATAAGGATCTTTACTTGCTTGCAATTTGGTACAACAAAATTCCAGACAGAACCATTGTCTGGTATGCAAATGGAGATGATCCGGCGCCAACAAGATCGAAAGTAGAGCTAACTTCAGACCGGGGGCTAGTGCTCACTGGCCCTCAAGGAGCAGAGATATGGAGCTCTGGAGGAAGTGTGGGAGAAGCAGCCTATGGTTTGATGAATGATACAGGCAATTTCATGGTTAAAAATACAGCAGGTGAAAGCTTATGGCAGAGCTTCGAAGATCCGAGAGACACGTTGCTGCCTGGACAAACGCTAGAAAGGGGTGGGAGGATTCTTAATTCTAGACTCAGAGAGACTAATTTCTCCCTCGGACGGTTCCAATTTCGTTTGATTCCTGATGGGAATGGTGTGCTGAATTTCAACAATTTGCCTACTGGTTTTGCTTATGGTGCCTATTTCTGGACAGATACAGTTGATACTAATGCATCGAATGCTGGTTTGCGAATAGTATTCAACGAGTCTGGCTACTTGTATGTTTTGAGAGCAAGCAATAGACGAGAGCTCATTACACAAGGAAGAGTTATCTCTGCTGCTGAATATTACCATAGAGTAATTCTCCATTTTGATGGGGTTTTGGCCCAATATTCTTACCCCAAGAACTCTAGTGGGAATTGGGAGGTTGTTTTTAGAGAACCAGATAACATCTGCAACAGTTTGAGTGGAATAGGAACTGGACCTTGCGGGTTTAATAGTATCTGTAAACTGAGTGAAGATCAGCGAGCAACCTGTGGATGTCCGCCGAGGTTTTCTTTAATTGATCAAAATGATGAATATGGAGGCTGTAAACCAGATTTCTATACTCAATTTTGCTATGATGAGGATACTGAAGGGCCTATTTCTGACTTTGAGTTCATAGAATTGAAAAATACTGATTGGCCAACTTCGGATTACGAGCGGTACAATCCTTATAACATACAAGACTGCCCAAACGCTTGTCTCCATGATTGCTTCTGCAATGTAATTGTGTACAGAGATGGAAGTTGCTGGAAGAAGAAGTTGCCACTCTCTAATGGAAGGCAAGATGAAGGAATGAATGGGGTAAGTTTCATAAAAGTGAGAAAAGGAAATTTCACAGAGAGAAAATTAACTCCTCTTCCATTCCCCCTTGAGAATGAAAAAGGTAATCGGGTTCTGGTTCTGGTTGTGTCTTTGCTCTTAGGTGGCTCTGCGGTTATCAATTTCATATTCTTTGGCTTGGTGGGTTTCGGTTCTCTCGTCTTCTACAGAAAAAAGTTCGTACCTTTTGCTCAATCCTGCAAATCCAATTTGTTTCACTTCAGCTATATAGAACTTGTGGAAGCAACAAATGGGTTCAAGGACGAGGTAGGAAGGGGCTCTTTCGGCATCGTGTACAAAGGGTTAAGAGAAATAGCCATTGCAGTGAAGAAATTAGACAGAGTAGTTGCAGACAGTGAGAAAGAATTCAGGACAGAAGTTGAAGTGATTGGCCAAACTTACCACAAGAATCTGGTCAAGCTTGTAGGCTTTTGCGACGAGGGGCAACATCGGTTGTTAGTGTACGAGTTCCTGAGAAGCGGGGCGCTATCGAACTTCCTATTCGGAGATACAAAACTCCGTTGGGAGCAAAGAACTCAG ATAGCATTGGGGATAGCAAAAGGACTCGTGTATCTCCACGAAGAGTGTACTACCCAGATCATCCATTGTGATATAAAGCCTCAAAACATTCTTCTTGACAACAATCTTGATGCGAAGATCGCTGATTTCGGATTGGCAAAGCTTCTTATGCTTGATCAGAGCCGAACTTATACTGCGATTCGAGGAACCAAAGGGTATGTTGCCCCGGAGTGGTTTAGGAACTTGCCTATTACACCAAAAGTAGATGTGTACAGTTTCGGCGTTTTACTATTGGAGATAATTTGTTGCAGAAGAAATGTGGATTCAGAACTAAGTGAAGATGAAATCATTCTGATTGATTGGGCTTATGATCGCTATGTTGGAAGCAAAGTTGATGTTCTAGTTGCAGATGATGAAGAAGCCATAAATGACTTGAACAAGGTTGAGAGGTTCTTAATGGTTGCAATTTGGTGCACTCAAGAAGATCCAAATCTCAGACCAACTATGAAAATGGCACTATTAATGCTTGAAGGGATAGTTCCGGTCGTAGCTCCACCATGTCCGTCCCCGTTTACTTAG